A region of Marnyiella aurantia DNA encodes the following proteins:
- a CDS encoding ribokinase: MNLSTEKPKIVVVGSSSLDLVFATERHPKPNETVMAEKTERFFGGKGANQAVGTARLGASVSFVSCVGADDAGREVFRNLKAEGINVDLVNVTSEADTGTAFVTSAEGRNTIVVVPGANVYLTADQIQKAESLIEAADLVLLQLEIPMEAVEFTVGLAQKYNTKVLVYAAPAARLSAQVQDYASFIVAKSSDLAIIFGDDNVEDILKHNPNKLFIRDDTNVTTYYSGSEMKYYRNDHQDMQYRIGMGDAFTSGFAVAYCHGNSIGDCVRFGTDVSLRVALNQGSQAGLPFLEDMSSDASEII; the protein is encoded by the coding sequence ATGAATTTAAGTACTGAAAAACCAAAAATAGTTGTTGTAGGAAGTTCATCCCTGGATCTTGTATTCGCTACGGAACGGCATCCAAAGCCCAACGAAACCGTAATGGCCGAAAAAACTGAACGTTTTTTCGGTGGCAAAGGTGCTAACCAGGCAGTGGGTACTGCCCGTTTGGGAGCCAGTGTAAGTTTTGTGAGTTGTGTAGGTGCGGATGATGCTGGACGGGAGGTTTTCCGCAATCTGAAAGCCGAAGGAATCAATGTAGATCTTGTAAATGTAACTTCCGAAGCGGACACAGGTACCGCTTTTGTAACTTCGGCTGAAGGCCGGAATACGATCGTGGTAGTGCCGGGTGCTAATGTTTATCTTACTGCAGACCAAATCCAGAAAGCCGAATCGCTGATTGAAGCAGCTGACCTTGTTTTGCTTCAGTTGGAAATCCCCATGGAAGCTGTTGAATTTACAGTAGGCCTGGCACAGAAGTACAATACAAAAGTTCTGGTTTATGCGGCACCGGCTGCACGGCTTTCTGCCCAGGTACAGGATTATGCATCTTTTATTGTTGCCAAGAGCAGTGATTTGGCGATTATTTTTGGCGATGACAATGTGGAGGATATCCTGAAGCACAATCCGAACAAACTTTTTATACGCGATGATACCAACGTAACCACTTATTACAGCGGTTCGGAGATGAAATATTACCGAAATGACCATCAGGATATGCAGTACAGAATTGGGATGGGCGATGCGTTTACATCAGGATTTGCCGTGGCCTACTGCCATGGTAATTCAATTGGCGACTGTGTTCGTTTCGGCACTGATGTTTCGCTGAGAGTTGCGCTGAACCAGGGGTCTCAGGCAGGCTTGCCTTTTTTGGAAGACATGAGTTCAGATGCCTCCGAAATTATATAG
- a CDS encoding DUF4241 domain-containing protein → MKHIENISRLFTKDFVENPLIESFEVGDIHLPSGHLVACDPVITSDMVPFNTVFPKGSFPVLLHKEKESNCVAYAEIRFGSSAITSWKMATTAGQELKELKGEEIFGYPVESGMGSFMDLETQDCLNHLENTLYHRKGADFMGIYEEFFHDHFFDENGAIDQYAFLKPNDERGGTVFAFEAGYGEGFYASYIGFSGDNRPVKIVTEFIEVTG, encoded by the coding sequence ATGAAGCATATAGAAAATATCAGCCGGCTCTTCACCAAGGATTTTGTGGAAAATCCGCTCATTGAATCATTTGAAGTCGGCGACATTCACCTGCCTAGCGGGCACCTGGTAGCATGCGATCCCGTAATCACCAGTGACATGGTTCCGTTTAACACGGTTTTCCCGAAGGGATCCTTTCCTGTACTTCTTCATAAAGAAAAAGAGAGCAACTGTGTAGCCTATGCTGAAATACGTTTCGGGAGTTCCGCAATAACATCCTGGAAAATGGCGACCACCGCCGGACAGGAATTAAAGGAACTTAAGGGTGAAGAAATCTTTGGTTATCCGGTAGAAAGCGGCATGGGCAGCTTTATGGATCTTGAAACTCAGGATTGCCTTAATCATCTGGAAAACACACTGTATCACAGGAAAGGTGCCGATTTCATGGGGATCTACGAAGAGTTTTTCCATGATCATTTTTTTGATGAGAACGGAGCCATAGATCAATATGCTTTCCTGAAACCGAACGACGAGCGCGGAGGTACTGTTTTCGCCTTCGAGGCAGGTTATGGAGAAGGTTTTTATGCAAGCTATATTGGTTTCAGCGGCGATAACCGGCCGGTAAAGATTGTAACCGAGTTCATAGAGGTTACCGGGTAG
- a CDS encoding valine--tRNA ligase, with the protein MQISEKYSPRETESKWYSYWLENNYFHSEPNEKPPYTIVIPPPNVTGILHMGHMLNNTIQDVLVRRARMQGFNACWVPGTDHASIATEAKVVAKLKSEGISKSDITREEFLKHAWAWTDEYGGTILEQLKKLGCSCDWERTRFTLEPKMSEQVIKSFVDLYNKGMIYRGYRMVNWDPEAKTNISDEEVIFKEQNGKLYYLKYKVEGSEEYLSVATTRPETIFGDMAVCVNPDDERYAHLKGKNVIVPIVNRTVPVIEDDYVDIEFGTGALKITPAHDINDYEIGKRHNLTIIDSLDDDANLNSHGQHYAGKNRFEVRKLIAKELEEKGLLLKAEDYVNKVGTSERTGAVIEPKVSVQWFLRMSDLAKPALDVVMDDKVKFHPEKFKNTYKYWMENIRDWNISRQLWWGQQIPAYFYGDGENDFVVAENFEEALQLAKEKSGNNNLQSSDLRQDEDALDTWFSAWLWPMSVFNGLLDNDNKEIDYYYPTSDLVTGPDIIFFWVARMIMAGQEFRGEVPFKNVYFTGIVRDKQRRKMSKSLGNSPDPIELIEKYGADGVRVGILLSSAAGNDLLFDEELMLQGRNFATKIWNAYRLIQGWTKDDAIKASEADKQAIDWFGHQMDKTILEIEDQFAKFRISDGLHLLYKLIWDDFCSWYLEAIKPGFGESISTEVYQQTIVYFESLMKLLHPFMPFLTEELWQNIAPRTTEEALVIAQQPKSTEFSSEILNQFETTKELVAGVRNYRQSKGISPREAVEVFTNAESFPNKDLIIKLANISAVHFASKTDEPSFTFLVGGTEVSIPLSESLDLEEEKRKTEEEIAYLQGFLKSVEKKLSNEKFMAGAPQQVVDNELKKQKDAQEKIVLLTSKLKTL; encoded by the coding sequence ATGCAGATTTCAGAAAAATACAGTCCCCGGGAAACTGAGTCCAAATGGTACAGTTACTGGCTGGAGAATAATTATTTTCATTCCGAACCCAACGAAAAACCACCTTATACGATAGTAATACCACCACCAAATGTTACTGGTATCCTGCACATGGGTCATATGCTGAACAATACCATTCAGGATGTGCTCGTACGCCGCGCGCGCATGCAGGGCTTCAACGCCTGCTGGGTACCGGGTACGGACCACGCTTCCATTGCAACAGAAGCAAAGGTGGTGGCAAAACTGAAATCCGAAGGAATCAGCAAATCAGATATTACCAGAGAAGAATTCCTGAAGCACGCCTGGGCATGGACCGATGAGTATGGAGGCACCATCCTGGAACAACTTAAGAAGTTGGGCTGCTCCTGCGACTGGGAGCGCACACGTTTTACTCTGGAACCCAAGATGTCTGAGCAGGTGATTAAATCCTTTGTTGATCTTTACAACAAGGGAATGATTTACCGCGGTTACCGTATGGTAAACTGGGATCCCGAGGCCAAGACCAATATTTCGGATGAAGAGGTAATCTTTAAAGAGCAGAACGGTAAACTGTACTACCTGAAATATAAGGTTGAAGGATCTGAAGAGTACCTTTCTGTAGCAACTACACGCCCAGAGACTATATTTGGCGATATGGCGGTTTGTGTGAACCCTGATGATGAGAGGTATGCGCATCTGAAAGGCAAAAATGTTATTGTACCAATAGTAAACAGGACAGTTCCTGTAATTGAGGATGATTATGTTGATATTGAATTCGGAACGGGCGCACTGAAAATTACACCTGCACACGATATCAATGACTACGAGATTGGTAAGCGTCATAACCTGACCATCATAGATTCACTGGACGATGATGCCAACCTGAATTCCCACGGACAGCATTATGCAGGCAAAAACCGATTCGAGGTGCGCAAGCTTATCGCGAAGGAACTGGAGGAGAAAGGTTTATTACTTAAGGCTGAGGATTATGTAAATAAAGTGGGGACTTCAGAACGTACAGGCGCTGTAATTGAGCCTAAAGTTTCTGTACAGTGGTTCCTGAGAATGTCTGACCTTGCCAAACCTGCACTGGATGTAGTAATGGACGACAAGGTGAAGTTTCATCCTGAAAAATTTAAGAATACCTATAAATACTGGATGGAGAACATCCGCGACTGGAATATCTCCCGACAGCTGTGGTGGGGCCAGCAAATCCCGGCTTATTTCTATGGCGATGGCGAAAATGATTTCGTTGTAGCTGAGAATTTCGAAGAGGCGCTGCAGTTGGCAAAAGAGAAATCCGGAAATAATAATCTGCAGTCTTCTGATCTACGTCAGGATGAAGACGCGCTCGATACCTGGTTCTCGGCCTGGCTCTGGCCTATGTCCGTTTTCAACGGTTTGCTGGATAATGACAATAAAGAGATTGATTACTATTATCCCACTTCCGACCTTGTAACCGGTCCGGACATTATATTCTTCTGGGTGGCCAGGATGATTATGGCTGGGCAGGAGTTCAGAGGCGAGGTGCCCTTTAAAAATGTATATTTTACAGGTATTGTTCGGGATAAGCAGCGCCGGAAAATGTCCAAGTCTTTGGGTAACTCACCGGACCCTATTGAACTGATTGAAAAATATGGTGCCGATGGGGTGCGTGTTGGTATATTGTTGAGTTCGGCGGCAGGAAATGATCTTCTTTTTGATGAAGAACTTATGCTGCAGGGACGTAATTTCGCCACAAAAATCTGGAATGCCTACCGCTTGATTCAGGGTTGGACCAAAGATGATGCTATAAAGGCTTCTGAAGCGGATAAGCAAGCCATCGACTGGTTTGGTCACCAAATGGATAAAACCATCCTGGAGATTGAGGATCAGTTTGCGAAGTTCCGAATATCAGACGGTCTTCACCTTTTGTATAAACTGATCTGGGACGATTTCTGTTCCTGGTATCTGGAGGCCATCAAGCCTGGTTTTGGCGAGTCCATTTCCACCGAAGTGTATCAGCAGACTATCGTTTATTTCGAGAGTCTGATGAAGCTGTTGCATCCATTCATGCCATTCCTAACAGAGGAGCTTTGGCAGAATATTGCGCCGCGTACGACTGAGGAGGCACTTGTAATTGCACAGCAGCCAAAATCAACGGAGTTTAGTTCTGAAATTCTTAACCAGTTTGAAACCACGAAGGAATTGGTAGCCGGTGTACGTAACTACCGTCAAAGCAAGGGGATTTCGCCCCGCGAGGCCGTAGAAGTTTTTACCAATGCTGAATCCTTTCCAAATAAAGATCTTATCATAAAACTGGCCAATATCTCGGCCGTACATTTTGCCTCGAAAACAGACGAGCCAAGTTTTACCTTCCTGGTGGGTGGTACGGAAGTGTCGATTCCACTGAGCGAAAGTCTGGATCTGGAAGAAGAGAAGCGCAAAACTGAAGAGGAGATTGCCTATCTTCAGGGATTCCTGAAATCTGTGGAAAAGAAACTTTCCAATGAGAAGTTTATGGCAGGCGCACCACAGCAGGTGGTAGATAATGAACTGAAGAAGCAGAAAGACGCACAGGAAAAAATTGTGCTGCTTACCAGCAAACTGAAAACTTTATAA
- a CDS encoding DUF1573 domain-containing protein: MKKLFAGFAILGTVAFASAQTITFDNTVLDYGTVKPGADGNRVFTVKNTGDKPLIISSVKPSCGCTTPDFSREPILPGKTGQIKVHYDTKNLGATQKLIEVFSNDPENQRSVIHIKVNVDPNAPEPKVLTEAELKKAEAEKNAALKKSKKMVKKTKKATA; the protein is encoded by the coding sequence ATGAAAAAATTATTTGCAGGTTTTGCAATTTTAGGAACAGTTGCTTTCGCATCCGCTCAAACTATTACTTTTGACAATACTGTACTTGACTACGGAACTGTTAAGCCAGGTGCCGACGGAAACAGAGTTTTCACAGTAAAAAATACAGGTGACAAGCCCCTTATCATTTCCAGCGTAAAGCCTTCTTGTGGCTGTACTACACCTGATTTCAGCAGGGAGCCTATTCTTCCCGGTAAAACAGGTCAGATTAAGGTTCATTACGATACCAAAAATCTGGGCGCAACTCAGAAACTTATCGAGGTATTCTCCAATGACCCTGAAAACCAGAGATCTGTGATCCACATTAAAGTTAATGTTGATCCGAACGCTCCGGAACCAAAAGTTCTTACTGAAGCTGAACTGAAAAAAGCCGAAGCTGAGAAGAATGCAGCATTAAAAAAATCTAAAAAAATGGTGAAGAAGACCAAAAAAGCAACTGCTTAA
- a CDS encoding PPK2 family polyphosphate kinase has protein sequence MKSDFSENFLVKDAVDISKLDTEYKGELTKADGKNLLEQEKIKLRELQEKLYADGSKSLLIVLQAMDAAGKDSLIEHVFSGVNPQGCEVTSFKTPSEKEYSHDFLWRHYMALPAKGKIGIFNRSHYESVLVCKVHPEYNLNEKVWKSKDEFDNKFWDNRYESIRNFEKHLAENGTTIIKIFLNISKKEQKKRLLDRIEEKDKNWKFSAGDLPERALWNNYMTVYEKAINETSKDHAPWFVIPGDDKWFARVAAVQIIIDALEDMNLKFPKLSENDLKALENARQQLESE, from the coding sequence ATGAAATCAGACTTCAGTGAAAATTTTCTTGTTAAAGATGCTGTGGATATCAGTAAGCTGGATACGGAATACAAAGGCGAACTGACCAAAGCAGACGGAAAAAACCTTTTGGAGCAGGAAAAAATAAAACTTCGCGAACTTCAGGAAAAACTTTATGCTGACGGCAGTAAATCACTGCTTATTGTCCTGCAGGCTATGGATGCAGCCGGCAAAGATTCCCTTATCGAACATGTTTTTAGCGGGGTTAATCCACAGGGCTGCGAAGTCACCAGCTTTAAAACGCCCAGTGAAAAGGAATATTCCCACGATTTTCTGTGGCGCCATTATATGGCTTTACCGGCAAAGGGCAAAATCGGCATCTTTAACAGGAGCCATTATGAAAGTGTGCTGGTTTGCAAAGTCCACCCGGAATACAATCTGAATGAAAAAGTGTGGAAATCCAAAGATGAATTTGATAATAAATTCTGGGATAACCGCTACGAAAGCATACGCAATTTTGAAAAGCACCTGGCTGAAAACGGCACCACCATTATAAAGATATTTCTGAACATTTCAAAAAAGGAACAGAAAAAAAGACTACTGGACCGTATAGAGGAAAAAGATAAAAACTGGAAATTTTCCGCGGGAGATTTACCCGAGCGTGCACTTTGGAATAATTACATGACTGTTTATGAGAAGGCCATAAATGAAACCTCAAAAGATCATGCGCCATGGTTCGTAATTCCGGGAGATGACAAATGGTTTGCGCGTGTGGCTGCGGTGCAGATTATCATTGATGCTTTAGAGGATATGAATCTGAAGTTCCCTAAACTATCAGAAAATGACCTGAAAGCCTTGGAAAACGCCAGACAGCAGCTGGAAAGTGAGTAG